One genomic window of Glycine soja cultivar W05 chromosome 9, ASM419377v2, whole genome shotgun sequence includes the following:
- the LOC114367317 gene encoding uncharacterized protein LOC114367317 produces MLTPTTGVPKLRPRSGRTPLQLKNSPADPIQPSAKLKSKPYFEISLIDKENNPIAAVAVPPAVPPETSLAEELSAVKKKLERMRADKERTEKILNEKHALLDAWMKEMEERGEIQKNFEIEVDRLFRLKELKYRCMRVSPMRTLREKEQGKIVNEAPSQSSEVKTEETMASESESESESESVGGECQVLQSPGSACSQTHTTHTKSDS; encoded by the exons ATGCTAACTCCGACGACCGGAGTGCCGAAGCTCCGGCCGCGATCCGGCCGGACGCCGCTTCAGCTTAAGAACTCTCCGGCCGATCCCATCCAGCCTTCCGCGAAGCTCAAGTCGAAGCCATATTTTGAGATTTCGTTGATCGATAAAGAGAATAATCCGATCGCCGCCGTTGCGGTTCCGCCGGCTGTGCCGCCGGAGACGTCGCTGGCGGAGGAGCTCAGCGCGgtcaagaagaagctggagAGGATGAGGGCGGACAAGGAGAGAACGGAGAAAATACTGAACGAGAAACACGCGCTGCTGGACGCGTGGATGAAGGAGATGGAAGAGCGAGGGGAGATTCAGAAGAACTTCGAGATAGAGGTTGACCGGTTGTTCCGGTTGAAGGAACTCAAGTATCGCTGCATG AGAGTTTCTCCGATGAGAACGCTTAGGGAGAAGGAACAAGGAAAGATCGTGAACGAAGCGCCATCGCAATCATCGGAG GTGAAAACAGAGGAAACAATGGCATCGGAATCGGAATCGGAATCGGAATCTGAATCTGTTGGAGGTGAATGCCAAGTTCTGCAGAGTCCTGGTTCAGCTTGTTCACAAACTCATACTACACACACAAAATCCGATAGTTGA
- the LOC114425312 gene encoding phospholipid-transporting ATPase 1-like: MSSNESLLLESSDSRPVIHHRRGKSGSRSYLSLHGSFSSSAFDDAFAESIVLDVKERDGGDVVLSRDCSLYTAAFGNNISGSEAQSPWQFPLECPQPETKSPVSWGAMELPDAANSRSVPFEISGASSQVQDSRLNGKSQRIRHKSLQFDDAALHEDSARLIYINDPRRTNDKYEFTGNEIRTSRYTFVTFLPKNLFIQFHRVAYLYFLAIAALNQLPPLAVFGRTVSLFPLLFVLCVTAIKDGYEDWRRHRSDRNENNRESLVLQSGDFRSKKWKKIQAGEVVKIFADETIPADMVLLGTSDQSGLAYIQTMNLDGESNLKTRYARQETASAVASEACDVFGVIRCEQPNRNIYEFTANMEFNGLKFSLSQSNIVLRGCQLKNTDWIIGVVVYAGQETKAMLNSAASPSKRSRLETYMNRETLWLSIFLFIMCLVVAIGMCLWLVRHKNQLDTLPYYRKRYFTNGPDNGKKYKYYGIPMEAFFSFLSSVIVFQIMIPISLYITMELVRLGQSYFMIEDRDMYDACSGSRFQCRSLNINEDLGQIRYVFSDKTGTLTENKMEFQRASVHGKNYGSSLPMVDNTAAAADVIPKRSWKLKSAIAVDSELMTMLQKDSNREEKIAAHEFFLTLAACNTVIPILGDDEFSSIGTNEVNEDIRRIDYQGESPDEQALVSAASAYGYTLFERTSGHIVIDVNGEKLRLDVLGLHEFDSVRKRMSVVIRFPDNAVKVLVKGADTSMFSILENGSESNNNIWHATQSHLNEYSSQGLRTLVVASRDLSGAEHEEWQSRYEEASTSLTDRATKLRQTAALIESNLKLLGATGIEDKLQEGVPEAIEALRQAGIKVWVLTGDKQETAISIGLSCKLLSGDMQQIIINGTSEVECRNLLADAKAKYGVKSSSGGCRNQKHKTNAGHGDLDIPNGSKSLSFPKCNPGNEEGTDAPLALIIDGNSLVYILEKELESELFDLATSCRVVLCCRVAPLQKAGIVDLIKSRTDDMTLAIGDGANDVSMIQMADVGVGICGQEGRQAVMASDFAMGQFQFLKKLLLVHGHWNYQRVGYLVLYNFYRNAVFVMMLFWYILCTAFSTTSALTDWSSVFYSVIYTSIPTIIVGIQDKDLSHRTLLQYPKLYGAGHRQEAYNMQLFWITMMDTVWQSLVLFYIPLFTYKDSSIDIWSMGSLWTIAVVILVNVHLAMDINRWVLITHVAIWGSIIITYGCMVVLDSIPVFPNYWTIYHLARSPTYWITILLIIIVALLPRFTCKVVYQIFWPSDIQIAREAELMRKRHDNLQPRQQVSS, encoded by the exons ATGAGTTCTAATGAGTCCTTGCTTTTGGAATCATCGGATTCTCGTCCAGTGATTCATCACCGCCGCGGGAAATCGGGTTCCCGGAGCTACCTCTCCCTCCATGGTTCCTTCTCTTCTTCCGCCTTTGATGATGCTTTCGCTGAGAGCATCGTTTTGGATGTGAAGGAACGAGACGGTGGGGACGTTGTGTTGTCTAGAGATTGTAGTCTCTACACTGCAGCGTTTGGGAATAATATTAGCGGTTCTGAGGCTCAGTCCCCGTGGCAGTTTCCCTTGGAATGCCCCCAGCCCGAGACGAAGAGCCCGGTATCTTGGGGTGCAATGGAACTGCCTGATGCCGCCAATAGCCGTAGCGTGCCATTCGAGATATCCGGAGCTTCATCTCAGGTGCAGGACAGCAGGTTGAATGGTAAATCACAGAGAATTCGGCACAAAAGTTTGCAATTTGATGATGCTGCCTTACATGAGGACAGTGCCAGGCTGATTTATATCAATGATCCGAGGAGGACGAATGATAAGTATGAGTTCACCGGGAATGAGATCCGGACTAGCAGATACACCTTTGTTACCTTTTTGCCCAAGAATCTCTTCATTCAGTTTCATCGGGTGGCTTATCTGTATTTCCTTGCTATTGCTGCTCTCAATCAGCTTCCGCCACTGGCTGTGTTTGGGAGGACTGTGTCACTTTTCCCGCTTTTGTTTGTTCTTTGTGTCACGGCTATTAAGGATGGCTATGAGGATTGGCGGAGGCACAGGTCAGATCGCAATGAGAACAACCGGGAGTCTCTGGTGCTTCAGTCCGGTGATTTCCGATCaaagaaatggaagaaaatacAAGCTGGTGAGGTTGTTAAGATCTTTGCCGATGAGACAATTCCAGCTGACATGGTCTTGTTGGGGACGAGTGATCAAAGTGGGCTTGCCTATATTCAGACAATGAATTTGGATGGAGAATCAAATTTGAAGACAAGGTATGCTAGGCAGGAAACAGCTTCAGCGGTTGCATCAGAAGCTTGTGATGTTTTTGGTGTAATTAGATGTGAGCAACCGAACCGGAATATTTATGAGTTCACGGCCAACATGGAGTTCAATGGGCTAAAGTTTTCCCTTAGCCAGTCAAACATTGTTCTGCGTGGTTGCCAATTGAAGAACACAGATTGGATAATTGGTGTTGTAGTCTATGCAGGACAGGAAACAAAAGCAATGTTGAACAGTGCAGCTTCTCCTTCCAAGAGAAGCAGACTGGAAACTTACATGAACAGAGAAACCCTTTGGttgtcaatttttctttttatcatgtgtTTGGTTGTGGCCATTGGGATGTGTCTTTGGTTGGTACGCCACAAGAACCAGCTTGATACCTTGCCTTACTACAGAAAAAGATACTTCACCAATGGACCGGATAATGGAAAGAAATATAAGTATTATGGGATACCAATGGaagcatttttttcctttttgagttCTGTTATAGTGTTTCAGATAATGATACCAATATCTCTTTACATCACAATGGAGTTAGTTCGATTGGGTCAGTCATACTTCATGATTGAAGACAGGGATATGTATGATGCCTGCTCTGGGTCAAGGTTTCAGTGTAgatcattaaatataaatgaagaTTTGGGTCAAATACGCTATGTATTTTCAGACAAGACAGGAACactaacagaaaacaaaatGGAATTCCAGAGGGCTAGTGTACATGGGAAGAATTACGGGAGCTCCTTGCCTATGGTTGATAATACAG cagcagcagcagatgTTATTCCTAAACGGAGTTGGAAGCTCAAATCTGCAATTGCAGTTGATTCTGAACTGATGACAATGTTGCAGAAAGACtcaaatagagaagaaaaaattgcTGCTCATGAGTTTTTTCTTACATTGGCTGCTTGTAACACTGTAATCCCTATACTTGGTGATGATGAATTTTCTAGTATTGGAACTAATGAAGTAAATGAAGATATTAGACGCATTGATTACCAGGGAGAATCTCCTGATGAACAAGCTCTAGTTTCTGCGGCCTCTGCATATGGATATACTCTTTTTGAACGCACATCTGGACATATTGTTATTGATGTCAACGGTGAGAAACTCAG ATTGGATGTATTGGGTCTGCATGAGTTTGATAGTGTGCGAAAAAGAATGTCTGTTGTTATTCGGTTTCCTGACAACGCGGTAAAGGTGTTAGTCAAAGGTGCTGATACTTCAATGTTTAGCATTTTGGAAAATGGCAGTGAGAGTAACAATAACATATGGCATGCAACTCAGAGCCATTTGAATGAATATTCTTCACAAGGTTTGCGCACTCTTGTAGTAGCCTCCAGGGATCTTTCTGGTGCTGAACATGAGGAGTGGCAAAGCAGGTATGAAGAGGCAAGCACTTCGTTGACTGACAGAGCTACTAAACTACGGCAAACAGCAGCTCTTATAGAAAGCAATTTAAAGTTACTTGGAGCAACTGGAATTGAGGACAAGCTACAAGAGGGTGTACCAGAAGCAATTGAGGCTCTACGGCAAGCTGGAATCAAGGTCTGGGTTCTTACTGGTGATAAGCAAGAGACGGCAATTTCAATTGGTCTTTCCTGCAAACTTCTTAGTGGAGACATGCAGCAGATTATTATAAATGGCACTTCAGAGGTTGAATGTAGAAATCTTTTGGCTGATGCTAAAGCCAAATATGGTGTGAAATCATCAAGTGGAGGGTGTCGGAATCAAAAGCACAAAACCAATGCTGGACATGGTGATCTTGATATTCCCAATGGTTCAAAGTCTTTGAGCTTTCCCAAATGTAATCCTGGAAACGAAGAAGGAACTGATGCTCCATTGGCACTCATAATTGATGGAAACAGTTTGGTTTATATTTTGGAGAAGGAACTGGAGTCAGAG CTTTTCGACCTTGCAACTTCCTGTAGGGTTGTGCTGTGTTGTCGAGTTGCACCCTTGCAAAAGGCAGGAATTGTTGATTTGATAAAGAGCCGCACAGATGATATGACACTGGCCATAGGTGATG GGGCCAATGATGTGTCAATGATCCAAATGGCAGATGTTGGTGTAGGAATATGTGGGCAGGAAGGGCGCCAAGCAGTGATGGCATCAGATTTTGCTATGGGACAGTTTCAGTTCTTGAAAAAATTACTTCTGGTTCATGGGCACTGGAATTATCAGCGTGTTGGTTATTTAGTTCTGTACAACTTCTACCGCAATGCTGTCTTTGTAATGATGTTATTTTG GTATATATTATGCACGGCTTTTTCTACAACTTCTGCGCTGACGGATTGGAGTAGTGTTTTCTATTCTGTGATATACACATCTATACCTACCATTATTGTTGGTATTCAGGACAAGGACTTGAGCCATAGGACACTCTTGCAGTATCCGAAACTGTATGGTGCAGGTCACAGGCAAGAAGCTTACAATATGCAATTATTTTGGATCACAATGATGGACACAGTATGGCAGAGCCTTGTTCTTTTCTACATCCCATTGTTCACCTATAAGGACAGTTCAATTGACATATGGAGCATGGGCAGTTTGTGGACGATTGCAGTTGTTATCCTTGTAAATGTACACCTTGCTATGGACATCAACCGTTGGGTATTAATTACTCATGTTGCTATCTGGGGATCAATAATCATTACATATGGTTGCATGGTGGTACTGGATTCTATACCTGTGTTTCCCAATTACTG GACTATTTATCATCTGGCAAGGTCCCCTACATATTGGATAACAATTTTGCTTATAATTATTGTGGCATTGCTCCCTCGCTTTACTTGCAAAGTTGTTTATCAAATCTTTTGGCCTTCGGATATCCAGATAGCTAGAGAAGCTGAGTTAATGAGAAAACGACATGATAATTTGCAGCCGAGGCAACAAGTTTCCAGTTAA
- the LOC114425313 gene encoding WRKY DNA-binding transcription factor 70-like, whose protein sequence is MENLGGSSRRKAIEELLRGRDSAQQLKSVINGTYDDGSATPFAQQLVKEVLMSFTNSLLFLHNNPTSESHHVFNVQVWDSPKSEDSQESNCKSSTIKEPRGCYKRRRTEQTWEKESEAPIDDGHHWRKYGQKEILNAKFPRNYYRCTHKFDQGCQATKQVQRVQEEPILFKTTYYGHHTCKNLANPDIILDPMSPSSSSKFLSFDNSFSTPSKQECPFLSSSNNFPSSSSVKRECKEEVPPSISSNDYLISSDLTFDSSPRHHVTLSSTLDSEYKSVDISDVLYDSAQLDFVFEPFLEIR, encoded by the exons ATGGAAAATCTTGGTGGTTCTAGTCGTAGGAAAGCAATTGAGGAGCTTCTTAGAGGGCGTGATTCTGCCCAACAACTTAAGAGTGTCATCAATGGGACTTATGATGATGGATCAGCCACCCCATTTGCTCAACAACTTGTGAAAGAGGTGCTCATGTCCTTCACAAACTCCCTCTTGTTCTTGCACAACAACCCCACTTCTGAATCACATCATGTCTTCAATGTTCAAGTATGGGACTCTCCCAAGTCTGAGGACTCTCAAGAGAGCAATTGCAAAAGCTCCACCATTAAGGAACCAAGAGGGTGCTACAAGAGAAG AAGAACTGAACAAACATGGGAGAAGGAATCTGAAGCTCCAATTGATGACGGCCATCACTGGAGAAAGTATGGCCAAAAGGAGATCCTGAATGCCAAATTCCCTAG GAACTACTATAGGTGCACTCACAAATTTGACCAAGGTTGCCAAGCAACAAAACAGGTGCAAAGAGTTCAAGAGGAACCAATCCTATTCAAAACCACCTACTATGGGCACCATACTTGCAAGAACTTGGCAAACCCTGATATCATACTTGACCCCATGTCCCCTTCATCCTCTTCCAAGTTCCTTAGCTTTGACAACTCCTTTTCAACCCCATCCAAGCAAGAGTGCCCCTTTCTCTCATCTTCCAATAATttcccatcatcatcatcagtgAAAAGGGAGTGCAAGGAGGAGGTCCCTCCCTCAATTTCCTCCAATGATTACCTCATCTCTTCTGATCTCACTTTTGATAGCTCACCAAGGCATCATGTCACTCTATCATCAACACTTGACTCTGAGTACAAGAGTGTGGACATTTCGGATGTCTTGTATGATTCTGCCCAGCTTGATTTTGTCTTTGAACCCTTCCTTGAAATTAGATGA